The proteins below come from a single Hippocampus zosterae strain Florida chromosome 5, ASM2543408v3, whole genome shotgun sequence genomic window:
- the etv1 gene encoding ETS translocation variant 1 isoform X3, translated as MPLRRPNPSGPTPTLRLPYPMPLTPWTTGFKQEYPDPLFEPHPAMMGAPLSHMYPAAMMIKQEPRDFNYDSAEVPSCHSVYLRQDGYLAHANRTEGCMFDKVARHFYDDTCVVPEKVEGEIKQEAGLYREGPSYQRRGSLQLWQFLVALLDDPANSHFIAWTGRGMEFKLIEPEEVARRWGIQKNRPAMNYDKLSRSLRYYYEKGIMQKVAGERYVYKFVCDPEALFSMAFPDNQRPVLKSDVERHVNEEDTVPLSHFDESAPYAQETSYCQPHPYSEAYVY; from the exons GCTTTAAGCAGGAGTACCCCGACCCGCTATTCGAACCCCATCCCGCCATGATGGGCGCCCCGTTGTCCCACATGTACCCCGCCGCCATGATGATCAAACAGGAGCCCCGGGACTTCAACTACGACTCAG CGGAGGTGCCCAGTTGCCATTCGGTCTACCTGCGCCAAGATGGCTACCTGGCCCACGCCAACAGGACTGAAG GTTGCATGTTTGACAAAGTGGCCAGGCACTTTTATGATGACACCTGCGTGGTGCCTGAGAAAGTGGAAG GCGAAATTAAACAGGAGGCGGGACTGTACCGTGAGGGTCCATCCTACCAGCGGCGAGGGTCTCTTCAGCTGTGGCAGTTCCTGGTGGCGCTTCTGGATGACCCGGCCAATTCGCACTTCATTGCCTGGACAGGCCGCGGCATGGAATTCAAGCTCATTGAACCTGAGGAG GTGGCACGCCGATGGGGTATCCAAAAGAACCGACCGGCCATGAACTACGACAAGCTGAGTCGGTCGCTGCGCTACTACTATGAGAAGGGAATCATGCAGAAG GTGGCGGGCGAGAGATACGTCTACAAGTTTGTGTGCGACCCGGAGGCCTTGTTCTCGATGGCATTTCCCGACAACCAGCGTCCGGTCCTCAAGAGCGATGTGGAGCGTCACGTCAACGAGGAGGACACGGTGCCCCTGTCGCACTTTGACGAGAGCGCCCCCTATGCTCAGGAGACGTCCTACTGCCAGCCGCACCCCTACAGCGAGGCCTACGTCTACTAG